From Chloracidobacterium thermophilum B:
GCTTGGCTGGTGTCTTTCTGAACTGACTTCCCACAAGCGCCTGGCTCAGTCCCGGATCCTTCTTCCATTATCCGCCAGGCGGGGATGTCCGACAAGCACGACGTATGACGCCACATTGCGCTGGCGTGCTGATTTACGCCACCATCGGCGGCGGAGTTCTGCGCCCACTGCCTGGGAATCTTGTGAACCGGGGGCCACACTCACATGCCAACTCGCTACGACATCGTCGGGGGACGCCCGTTGCAGGGCACGCTACGGGTTTCAGGCGCCAAAAATGCTGCCCTGAAAATGATCGTGGCGGCGCTCATCGCCGACGGCACGACGACACTGCACAACGTGCCGCGCATTACGGATGTCGAAATCACGCTCAAACTGTGTGAAGAACTCGGCGCGCGCTACCGGTGGCGGGATGAAACAACGGTTGAGATTGACGCCCGCAATATCAACAACGCCGTCATTCCCCTCAAATACAGCGGCTCGACCCGTACGCCGATTCTGTTTGTGTCGCCGTTGCTGCACCGGCTCGGCAAAGCTGAACTGACCACCATCGGGGGCTGCTCGATTGGGCCGCGCCCGATCAACTACCACATCGCCGGCCTGCGGCAGTTGGGAGCGCACGTTGAAGAAATCTCGCGGACGTCTTATCGGTTTCAGGCCGACCGGCTTCACGGCAACATCATCAACCTTGAATACCCCAGCGTCGGGGCGACGGAGAACCTGCTGATGGCGGCCGTCGGCGCGCGTGGGCGGACGGTCATTCGGAATGCCGCCATCGAACCGGAAATTCTCAATCTGGCCGGGATGCTCCAGGCCATGGGGGCAGTGGTCTATCAGGATGTCAACCGGACGTGGATTGTCGAAGGCACGACCCGTTTTCGGGCCGTTGAATACGAAGTTATGGATGACCGCATCGAAGCGGCCTCCTTTGCCGCCTGCGCCGTGGCGACGGGCGGTGAAGTGCTGGTCAAAGGGGCCATCCAGCGCGACATGGTGACGTTTCTGGACTGGCTGCGCAAAGTCGGCGGTGAGTTTGACATTTACCCGGATGGCATCCGGTTTTACCGCCAGGACCGGCTGCGTCCGGTCAATCTGGAAACTGACGTGCATCCCGGCTTTATGACGGACTGGCAGCCGCCGTTCGTCGTCCTGCTGACCCAGGCGGAAGGCATTTCGGTCGTTCACGAGACGGTCTATGAAAGCCGTTTTGGCTACGTCGAGGCCCTGGTTTCGATGGGCGCACACATCCAACTGACGAACGACTGTCTGGGCAGCCGGGAATGCCGCTTTACCAACAAGAACTACCTGCACAGCGCGCTGATTTCGGGGCCGACGCTACTGCGAGGCGGGACACTGCACATCCCTGACCTGCGGGCGGGCTTTGCCTACGTCATGGCGGCGCTCATTGCCAGCGGAGAGAGCCAGATTTATGGAACCGAGTTCGTGCAGCGGGGTTATGCCAACCTGATCGGCAAACTCCGCGAGATTGGAGCCGACATCAGCGAAACACCGGTGGAAACGGCTGAATCACCGTGAGCATGGGCAGACACAGACAGGGGCGTACCGGCATTTGGTGGCGCTGGCGGCAGGCCGGGCGGCTGGGTGGCCGGGCCGGATGGCTCTGGCTGGTGTCCCTCTGGTTTGTAGCCCTCTGGTTTGCGGCTGGCGGGGCAGTGGGTTATGCCCAGTCGCCGGGCAGTAATGGCCGGGAGTTTCTTGCCGACCGCATGGTGGCCACGGTCAACGGGGATGTCATCACCCAGAGCGATCTGGTGTGGTTTCTGGCCTTTGATCCCGATGTCAACCTGGTCTCGATTTCGGAGGCTGACCTGCAACGGGTTTTGGCAGCGAAAATTGACCTGCTGTTGCTGGCGCAGGAAGCCGCCCGCTTTCCGCTGGCCAACCTGACCGCCGAAGAAGTGGCGGCGGCCAAACAGCGCCTTATCAAACGTTTTCCTTCCGAAGCCGTCTTCCGGGAGCGATTGGAATTGGTTGGGCTGGACGCCGAAACCTTCGAGCGGCTCATCCGCGAGCGGTTGCAAGTGGAGAAGTACATCAACTTCCGGTTTCAGACCTTCGTACTGGTGACGGATGACGATGTGCTGGAGTATTACGCAACGCGGGTGCGCCCGGCGCTGGCCGCTTCCGGCACTGTGACCCCGGAAACACCCAACGACGAACAGCGGGCGCTGATTACGGAGATTCTGTCACGGGAACGGGCCGAGCGGGAGCAACGGCAGTGGCTGGAAGCGGCCCGGCGGCGGGCCGATCTGGTGCCCATCGCGCCCTACGCGCGGGCTGTCATTGGCGGGCAGGAGTCCAGGGGCGCAGCGACGCCGGAAGCCGGGCCGCCCCCCGCTCCGTAACCGGCAGGCGCACATGTCACGTCCGTATTGGTTCGATTGTGTCCTTGGGTGGCGCTCAATCCGGGCGACCGGACTGGGCAACGGCGCGCAGATGTAAGCGCCTGCCAGACGCAACTCTCTGTCAAAATCTACTCGCTGACACGGCGAACACGAAATATCCCTGGCATGATGACTGCAAAGGAACGTGGAAGTTCACTCAGGTGCTCCCTGACAGCCAAAGCCACCAACTCCGCTTTGCGAACGGGTGTCACGCCTGCCAGACGAATCAGTATCACTCCATGCATGTGGAGGCGCTGACGAAATACCAGCTCGCCGAAATCCTTGTCTGTAGTCAGCAACAATGCCGTCTCCTGATTCGCCAGGTTCAAGACAGCATCATCAGGTATCCCTGGCTTCAATTCAGCAATGTATAAAACCTGATGCCCCTCCTGGCGCAGACGTTCCACAATGGGGCGGTCAACACTTTCGTCAGCCAAAAACTTCATGAAAGTGTCTCAAGCCAGGGGGTAAACGACATCTGCACGCAGGGCGTCTCTGGCAAATGCCAATGCGGACAGGATGGCTTCGCGGGTCAGGTGGGGATGTGCCTCAAGAACCTGCTCTATTGTTTCGCCCGCTGCGAGTTTCTCCAGGATGAGTTCAACGGTAATGCGTGTCCCAGCAATGACAGGTTTCCCCATCATCACCTTTGGGTTTGATACGATCCACTGCTTTTGCATCTTCTCATCTCCACGATTGTTGCGTCGCACCCGACGACTCGCACTTCAGCCGCGCCGCAAAGCACAG
This genomic window contains:
- the murA gene encoding UDP-N-acetylglucosamine 1-carboxyvinyltransferase, which gives rise to MPTRYDIVGGRPLQGTLRVSGAKNAALKMIVAALIADGTTTLHNVPRITDVEITLKLCEELGARYRWRDETTVEIDARNINNAVIPLKYSGSTRTPILFVSPLLHRLGKAELTTIGGCSIGPRPINYHIAGLRQLGAHVEEISRTSYRFQADRLHGNIINLEYPSVGATENLLMAAVGARGRTVIRNAAIEPEILNLAGMLQAMGAVVYQDVNRTWIVEGTTRFRAVEYEVMDDRIEAASFAACAVATGGEVLVKGAIQRDMVTFLDWLRKVGGEFDIYPDGIRFYRQDRLRPVNLETDVHPGFMTDWQPPFVVLLTQAEGISVVHETVYESRFGYVEALVSMGAHIQLTNDCLGSRECRFTNKNYLHSALISGPTLLRGGTLHIPDLRAGFAYVMAALIASGESQIYGTEFVQRGYANLIGKLREIGADISETPVETAESP
- a CDS encoding SurA N-terminal domain-containing protein encodes the protein MGRHRQGRTGIWWRWRQAGRLGGRAGWLWLVSLWFVALWFAAGGAVGYAQSPGSNGREFLADRMVATVNGDVITQSDLVWFLAFDPDVNLVSISEADLQRVLAAKIDLLLLAQEAARFPLANLTAEEVAAAKQRLIKRFPSEAVFRERLELVGLDAETFERLIRERLQVEKYINFRFQTFVLVTDDDVLEYYATRVRPALAASGTVTPETPNDEQRALITEILSRERAEREQRQWLEAARRRADLVPIAPYARAVIGGQESRGAATPEAGPPPAP
- a CDS encoding DUF5615 family PIN-like protein, which gives rise to MKFLADESVDRPIVERLRQEGHQVLYIAELKPGIPDDAVLNLANQETALLLTTDKDFGELVFRQRLHMHGVILIRLAGVTPVRKAELVALAVREHLSELPRSFAVIMPGIFRVRRVSE
- a CDS encoding DUF433 domain-containing protein translates to MQKQWIVSNPKVMMGKPVIAGTRITVELILEKLAAGETIEQVLEAHPHLTREAILSALAFARDALRADVVYPLA